Sequence from the Ectothiorhodospira sp. BSL-9 genome:
CGGGAGAGGAAGGATTCCGACTGGTGGAAGGGGCTGGCGGCTTCCTGTCGCCTCTGGCGGAGGACGGCCTCAATGCCGACCTGGCCATGCGCCTGGGCCTGCCGGTGCTGCTGGTGGCCCCCGATCGGCTGGGGGTGCTCAATCACATCCTGCTGACCGCCGAGGCCATCAAGCGCCGTCAGCTGCACCTGGCCGGAGTCGTGCTCAATGACTGCGCCGGACCGGGTCCGGAGGGAATGGATAACCGGCAGGATCTGGCGCGCAGACTGCAGGTACCTACCTGGTCGTTTGCGGCGGTGGAGGACGGGGAACTGCCATCGGACCTGGATGGACTGGCCGACTGGGTGAGGGGCATTTTGTAAGCTCCCTCAATGCCTGGTGTTTCGCTCGCTGAACAGCATCTCCAACCGCGCCCCCAGGGCGCGGTAGAGCTCCACCTCAGCCTGGGATTGCAGACACCGGGCGAAGGGAGGCACCCAGCCCGAGAGATGATGCCAGATCACCCGCCAGCCAGCCGGTGCATTGGATAGATCCTGCTCCAGATACCAGGCCGCGTAGATGAGCTCCATGGCCAGGGAATCGGGCTCGCGCCCCTGCAGGGAGATCCCTGCCTGGCGATACAGGCGTTCCAGATTCGTCCCTCCGCCCGCCAGAACCTGTGAACTCCAGGCCGATTCCCGGGCAGGGCAGTCATCCGTCACCAACAGGCGATCGTACTCCCGGCGCAAGGCCGGGAGCCCCAGATGACGAATCTCCATGACCGCGGGTGACAGCCAGGACCAGCCCCTGGCCATTTCCTCCAGCGCATCAACGGTCTCCTGGGTGGGCGGCGAGAGCAATCCACTCAGTATGCAGAGCTCGTCCACATCCAGTTCATCACCGGGCAAGTCGTTTACCATCAGTCGATTTCCATACGGCGGCCACTCACGGCCGTCAGGCATCAATCAACCTGCGGAACCATGAGCCGGGAGAGGTAGCCTCACCCCGAGCCCGATCCTGGCCGCAGGCCACGACTATGCGACCGGGGCTAACGGGAGGAAAATCGAAAACGCTCCGGATGTTGAGCCGGGTCAAGAAAGAGGAACCGCCACGGCAAGGTTGCGGTTCCAGAAGAGAGACGTATCGGGAATCAGGAGGCCTTGGTGGCCTCAGCAGCCTGCTCGACGGCCTCCAGCACCTGCTCATCCATCTCGGGCAGTTCAGGCGCCTGTTCACCGCTGGCCTTCACCTGCTCAATCAGGGATTCAGACACCTTGCGCAACTCGCGATATTGTTCGGCCAGTTTTGCACTGCCTTCCAGGACTGCCTGTAGCTGCGTGAGTTTTTCGTCGGCCTCCCGCTTGTCCTTGCGCAAAGTGCTGAGCTGAGCCTCCACCTGCTTGCGGGCATCCGACTCTTCGTTCTTCTGCTTCTTGAGCTGCTTGAGCTTCTTGACCACGTTTTCGGGGGTATCGGCCAGCGACTTGTTGATCGCCTTGAGGGCCTTTTCCTTTTCCACCAGAGAAGCCTTGATGGCCTTCATTTCCTTGGTGTGGGCCACACGCTCTGCGGCCATGTCCTGTTCCCCGCTTTCCAGCTTGGCCTGGGCCTCGACGCGGGCGGCTTCCGCCTGCTTCTGGGCCTTTTCACTGGCCTTCACCTTCTTCTCCATGGCGTCGATGGCTTCCTTGGCCTGCTCATTGGTCTGCTTGATCTTGCGGTCTGCTTCGTTACCCTTCTGGATGGCAACATCCAGGGCGACCTTGAGTTCGTCGGCACTGCAATCCGGGTCCAGACCCAGGGCGTCTGTTGCGCCCTTCATCAGTACTTGCTTGCTGACGGCAAGTTCTTTCCAGACTTTCAGCTGTAATTCTGATTCTGCTTGGTTCACATATCACTCCTGCTAACGCATATGCATGTCAATTGATGGGTGTCGCCATTCGTGGGCGCGCATTCTATCTCATCTGGAAAGCGAATGCTGCACCCGAAGTCAAGCACCGCGGACCGCCCCCTGGGCCGGCCCGGCGGCTTCACCCATCGGTCGTTCAGGCGGCCCGATAAACGCCGCGAC
This genomic interval carries:
- the bioD gene encoding dethiobiotin synthase; the protein is MSSLMSGTGLFVTGTDTGVGKTVVGCALLRALRARGVNVTPRKPVESGCREEHGGLWPEDGARLMEAAGGGSLEQITPWRFAHALAPDRAARLARTRIMLDALESACQPTPGEEGFRLVEGAGGFLSPLAEDGLNADLAMRLGLPVLLVAPDRLGVLNHILLTAEAIKRRQLHLAGVVLNDCAGPGPEGMDNRQDLARRLQVPTWSFAAVEDGELPSDLDGLADWVRGIL
- a CDS encoding molecular chaperone, with translation MVNDLPGDELDVDELCILSGLLSPPTQETVDALEEMARGWSWLSPAVMEIRHLGLPALRREYDRLLVTDDCPARESAWSSQVLAGGGTNLERLYRQAGISLQGREPDSLAMELIYAAWYLEQDLSNAPAGWRVIWHHLSGWVPPFARCLQSQAEVELYRALGARLEMLFSERNTRH